The following are encoded in a window of Bos indicus isolate NIAB-ARS_2022 breed Sahiwal x Tharparkar chromosome 7, NIAB-ARS_B.indTharparkar_mat_pri_1.0, whole genome shotgun sequence genomic DNA:
- the LOC139183963 gene encoding olfactory receptor 7A10-like, with amino-acid sequence MEPGNETKILEFLLLGFSEEPELQPLIFGLFLFMYLITVFGNLLIILAVSSDSYLHTPMYFFLSNLSFVDICFTSTTIPKMLQNIRTQSKVITYEGCITQMYFFVLFAVLDMFLLTVMAYDRFVAICHPLHYMVIMNPQLCGLLVLVSWMMSALNSLLQSAMVLRLSFCTYMEIPHFFCEINQLIQLACSDMFLNEIVMYFAAAILGGGSFTGILYSYSKIVSSIQRISSAQGEYKAFSTCASHLSVVSLFYCTCLGVYLSSAATHSSHSSVVASVMYTVVTPMLNPFIYSLRNKDIKRALERIIRKAVIKLLSVLGLKNYP; translated from the coding sequence ATGGAACCAGGGAATGAGACAAAAATTTTggaatttcttcttctgggattttcAGAGGAACCAGAACTGCAGCCCCTCATATTTGGTCTGTTCCTCTTCATGTACCTGATCACTGTGTTTGGAAATCTGCTCATTATCCTGGCTGTCAGCTCAGACTCctacctccacacccccatgtacttcttcctctccaacctgtcctttgtagacatctgTTTCACCTCCACAACCATCCCAAAGATGCTGCAGAACATAAGGACACAGAGCAAAGTTATAACCTATGAAGGCTGTATCACCCAGATGTATTTTTTCGTACTCTTTGCAGTATTGGACATGTTTCTCCTGaccgtgatggcctatgaccgatTTGTAGCCATCTGTCACCCCCTGCACTACATGGTCATCATGAACCCCCAGCTCTGTGGTCTGCTGGTTCTGGTGTCCTGGATGATGAGTGCCCTGAATTCCTTGTTACAAAGTGCAATGGTGTTGAGATTGTCCTTCTGTACATACATGGAAATCccccactttttctgtgaaattaaTCAGTTGATTCAACTTGCCTGTTCTGACATGTTTCTTAATGAGATAGTAATGTATTTTGCAGCTGCAATATTGGGTGGTGGTTCCTTCACTGGGATTCTCTATTCATATTCCAAGATAGTTTCTTCAATACAAAGAATCTCATCAGCTCAGGGGGAGTATAAGGCATTTTCCACCTGTGCATCTCACCTCTCAgttgtctctttattttattgtacatGTTTAGGAGTGTATCTTAGCTCTGCTGCTACCCACAGCTCACATTCAAGTGTAGTCGCCTCAGTGATGTATactgtggtcacacccatgctgaaccccttcatctataGTCTGCGGAACAAAGACATAAAGAGGGCTCTGGAAAGAATCATTAGGAAGGCAGTTATAAAATTGTTATCTGTTCTGGGACTGAAGAACTACCCATGA
- the LOC139183890 gene encoding olfactory receptor 7A17-like: protein MEPVNDTQISEFLLLGLSNEPELQPLIYGLFLSTYLTTVFGNLLIILAVSLDPHLHTPMYFFLSNLSFVDICFISTTIPKMLNNIQTQSKVITYEVCITQIYFFLFFAALENFLLTVMAYDRFMAICQPLHYMVIMNSRLCGLLVLVSWVMSALNSLSQSLMMLWLSFCTDVEIPHFFCEINQVVRLACSDTFLNDMVMYFAAGMLGGASLTGILYSYSKIVSSVRGMSSAHGKYKAFSTCASHLSIVSLFYCTILGVYLSSTGTYSSHSSAIASVMYTVVTPMLNPLHLQSQK, encoded by the coding sequence ATGGAACCAGTAAATGATACacaaatttcagaatttcttcttctgggattatCAAATGAACCAGAACTGCAGCCTCTCATATATGGGCTTTTCCTTTCCACGTACCTGACCACTGTGTTCggaaacctgctcatcatcctggctGTCAGCTTAGATCCCCATCTCCACactcccatgtacttcttcctctccaacctgtcctttgtagacatctgtttcatctccaccaccatcccaaagatgctgaATAATATACAGACACAGAGCAAAGTTATAACTTATGAAGTCTGCATCACCCAGATATACTTCTTCCTATTCTTTGCTGCACTGGAAAACTTCCTCCTgactgtgatggcctatgaccgcttcaTGGCCATCTGTCAGCCTCTCCACTACATGGTCATCATGAATTCCCGGCTTTGTGGACTGCTGGTGCTGGTGTCCTGGGTGATGAGTGCCCTGAATTCCTTAAGCCAAAGCTTAATGATGTTGTGGCTGTCCTTCTGTACAGACGTGGAAATCCCCCattttttctgtgaaattaatCAAGTGGTTCGACTTGCCTGTTCTGACACATTTCTGAATGACATGGTGATGTATTTTGCAGCTGGGATGTTGGGTGGTGCTTCCCTCACTGGTATTCTTTACTCATACTCTAAGATAGTTTCCTCCGTACGAGGAATGTCATCAGCCCATGGGAAGTATAAAGCATTTTCTACCTGTGCATCTCATCTCtcaattgtttccttattttattgtacTATCTTAGGAGTGTACCTTAGCTCCACAGGTACCTACAGCTCACACTCAAGTGCAATCGCCTCAGTGATGTACACAgtggtcacacccatgctgaatccccttcatctacagtctcagaaataa